The Granulicella sp. 5B5 nucleotide sequence GCTATCAGCACCGCTGAACTGGATCGTCTGCAGACTGAATACAAAACTGCCGTCGACGTCTGGCGTGCCGCCATCCGTCACGAAGAGGATCTCGCCTCCGGTATCCACTCGGAAGCCGCCATCGACACCTGGCAGGCCGCCCACTTCTCCGAAGAAGAAGCCCGCAACCAGGCCAAGACCGCCAAAACCGCCTACCAGGCCGCCCTGCGCGAAGAGTTCTTCAACTTCTAGCCGCTCATTTAAGAGTCAGGCCCTGTTGTTGGGTATCCACCCCTAACTCCAATCGGCTCCGGATCTTACCCCAAAAACCAGGGGGAGGGTCCGGCTGCATCGGCGTCCACCTCACCAGCATCTACACTAGGAAGAGCCACAAACTGCGGCTCTTCAAGGACTGGATGCAAGACATCGACTCAAATTTGCAGGCGCAACTCGACGCCATCACCACCAGCACCCGCGGCCTTGTGCAGCCCGAGCGCCTCGCCATCACCGACATCGCTGTCCAGGAACTTCTCGCCTCCGGCGTCGAGTCCCGGGTTCTCCCCGTTGGTGCCCAGGCCCCCAGCTTCAACCTGCAGGACGCCCTCACTGGCAAGCGTGTCCACTCCGCCGACCTGCTCGCCCTCGGCCCACTAGTGGTCAAGTTCTTCCGTGGCCGCTGGTGCCCTTACTGCATGACTGAGCTCGAAGCCTGGCAAAGGCTCTACCTCGTTCTCCGCGAGCGCGGCGCCCTGCTGGTAGCAATCAGCCCCCAAATGCAGCGCCAGAATGACTTCACCGTCCAGCAGCACGAGCTGGCCTTCCCCGTTCTCTCTGACCCCGGTGCCCACACGGCCGCCGCCTTCGGCGCCGCATACAGTGTTCCGGACAAGATGCGCGCCCACTACCGCAGCATCCTCATCAACATCCCTTTTATCCATGGCGACCAGGGAGAGCACACCTGGCGTCTCCCCGTTCCGGCAACTTTCGTGCTCTCCAGCGACGGCAAGGTCATCTTCTCCGAAGCTCATGCGGACCATCGTGTCCGGCCCGAGCCGCAGGATGTTTTAAACGCACTGTAGCCCATCAAGGAAGCCACCTGCAAACGGCATCTGCCTTCCGGTCGTCACATGGTTGCCATAGAGGATCATTGTCACGAACTACGCGGGTGCTGCAACGGTTTATTCGTTCGACTTGACCTTGGTCAAGGGATGGATGGCGGGTGGGTGTGGGGGGGAGCCTCCCCCCGGGTACTTTTTGATCTAAAGTCTTCGAAAGAGGCCGGTTGGGGGTGGACTTGTGGAGGTCTGATCCCCGGTACGGAGACGGGTGGAGATGGCTGTGTATTCGAGCCGCTACTTCTATTGTAGTGAGTGGGTGGGGGTAAATGTGTATTTGATTTGGGTGTGAATCGCCTGTGTTGATGCGGGTTTTGGTGTGTTGGGATGAGATTGGGGGGTTGACAGCAGTGGGATGGCGCGGCGTTTTATGGCATGAATAGGGCACCCGGCAATTTCTATGTCCCTGATGGAGGGAGACGCCTTCCGTGGCGGACTCGAAGTATCCTGACGAGATGCTCCGTCTCTTCGAGTTCGTACAAGACGCGATAGAAATGCGGCTTATTGCCGAGATGAGCTGTCGGATGGCGCCGTCTTCGTGGCTCATTATGCCGAGCCGGGGTGGTTTCAAGCTTCAGGATGAAGTCTTTCAGGCCGTTGAATCAACGTGCTGCGGCTTGAGATTCCACTGCGTTGATTGTTTCAAAGAGATCGGTGAGGTCGCCGAGAGCTCGCCGCGAGAACTCAACGTGGAATGCCATACTTTTGTCGCATCTCTTCGAATACCTCGCGAGCCGGATAGACGCGGCCTGCGGCGATATCTTCGCGCGCCTGCCGGATGCCTTCCTGCTCATCAGCTTCGGCGGCGAGATCGAGTTGACGCTGGTACTCTTCCGCGAGCTGGATGACGTTCATGGCTTCGAGCAAAGCCTGGGCAGGTTCTTTGCCGTCGGCGGCGAACTGGGCAGCGAGGGTGTTCGGAATGTCGATGGTCACCTACATGGGGGAAGGATAGCGTTTGGGGCGCGGCTGAGGAAGGCAATTCAGTCGCTGCGGCTCGCGGCGCCTTCGCTCCGGCCTGCGGCAGCGAGGAGGTGCGCCGGGGCGCGGGTTTTATGGCATGGCTGAAGCCATGCCCCTTCGAGGGTGTGTGGGGATGAGGTGTGGGAGTTTGGCGTCCTGCGAACCCACGTCTCAGAAGCGAGACGTACGGACACAAGATAATGGGACTTCAGATGTGGGCCCACCGCTGACCCTGATCTCTATTCCAGTGCGAGTTCTTCCTGAGTTGCATCTTTGGGTTGAGTATGGAGTTCAGCCAAACGCATCATAAGGAGCCTAGTCAATTCAGCTAGTTGGGGCTCGATAGGGTTCGAACGGTCAATGGTGCCCCCCCCACCCGCGTTGTCTCGTCGAACATACCCTGAGGAACATTGGTAAACCACACGGGGATAACACTATTCTCACCGAACCGCTTTCGGAACTGTTCTGATTCGAATTTGGTCCAAATTCGCTTTGGATATTCGGCTCCGAGGATAGCGATTACGAACTCAGCCTCGCTTCGGTAGATTGGCGCTAAATAGTCTTCGACATTCGCCGCAAGAATCCTATGCTGCTCATTCCTGTCATAGAAAACGTTGACTTGAGCTTCAGTGAGAAAATCGTTCAGCGCCTCAGCCACATCTCGGTCGGCTCCGGCAAATGAAAGTGCGAAGTCATAACGTGACTCGAAAGTGGTTGCTAAGTAGCCCACTTGACGGGCGAACTTATTCCAGATCAGATTCTTCAAGTAATAAATCAGCTTCGGGTCTTCTATGCTTAGAGTTCTAGTCTCTGGCGCATAGTGAAAGGCATCTGCGAGTTCAGGTGTCGCTGCCATGAAGGTATCAATGAATTTCTTGTCGACGACTTGACCCACGCTGCCTCTTTGCTCGGGATGTTGAGAAAGAGTCTGATCAAGCTGGATGGACCATTCTTCGCTCTCAGACAACCAGCGAAGCATGTGTAGGTACGGCGCGCGTCCCTCGCGTCGAAGTTTCGGACCAGTCGCGAAATGCCGTGCTGGTTCAAAAAACACTCGGCCCAACTCAGACAGAACTTTTTCTCGCACAACTTCTAGGCTGACCTTGACTTCGGTCGATTCTTCTTTGGCCTCGAGTATCGGCGCGCTGAGACATGTTTCTCTGCATAGCAGTTGCGCGATGTGAAAGCTTCCGTGCGCATCGCCGATGATTTCTTTACGGGTGTTCAAAGTGATGTTAAGGGCCTTTTCCCCAAGCGCAATCAGTTTGTCAATGCGTTCTTCCGAATTCGTCTCCAAACTGATCGTGTCGAGACGGTTATTTAGATCGGCGGCAAACTTTACAAGGGAGTCGCCAGCCTTGTTGATGCCGACCAAAATGAGCTTGCTGTCCGTACGCTCTTCATCGGCGAGCGCTTTCATGTGGTCCGCAATTAATTGCTTTGAGGGTGCATCTAGCCGATGAAAATCATCGATGAGCACTGGACCTATGCCCGTCATCGCAGGAAGTTCACTGATGAGTCTGCGGTCCTCCTCTTTTCGAGCGCTGAGGATAAGGGTCTTGTCCTCAAGTCCGAGCTCCCGAAGAGCCGTCAGCACACCGGTGGTCTTCCCGATTCCTGACGGGCCTTCGACGACAAGGCCACGCCCGGGCGTCCGCAGCCCAACAATCATTCGTTCGTATTCCTGAGGGCGAACGAATGTGTACGTTGGAATTCCAGAGGTTTTGAAGACTTCTTCAAGCAGCGGTAGCATTCGCGTTCCTCCAGGTTCTCGTTTAACTCTGCGGGCGCGTCTACCGTCCAAACCTTTGGCCGCCGCCCATTTGGGACATGAGGCGTTGTTGCATTTTGCTGCCGCCGCTGCCCATGGTCTTGAACATCTTGGACATCTGGGCGTGTTGCTTGAGGAGGTTGTTGACCTCTGAGACTTGTACCCCTGCGCCGGCCGCGATGCGTTTGCGGCGGCTGCCGTTGATGATGGCGGAGTTGAGGCGCTCCTTCATCGTCATGGAGCTGATGATGGCTTCGGTGCGGGAGAAGGCCTTGTCGTCGATGGAGTTGGCGGCCTGGGCCATGCCGGCGAAGGGGCCGACCGAGGGCAGCATCTTCATGATGGATTGCATGCTGCCGAGCTTCTTGATCTGTCTGAGCTGCTCGCGGAAGTCTTCGAGGGAGAAGCCGTCGCCGGAGAGGGCCTTGCGGGCGAAGTCGGTGGCCTTGGACTTGTCGAGCTTTTCTTCGGCGCGTTCTAAAAGCGTTGCAATATCACCCATCCCCAAAATGCGGGAGACGATGCGGTCGGGGTGGAAGGGTTCGAAGGCGTCGGGCTTTTCGCCTGTGCCGAGGAACTTGATGGGCTGGCCGGTGATCTGGCGGATGGAGAGGGCTGCGCCGCCGCGGGCGTCGCCGTCCATTTTGGTGAGGATGGAGCCGGTGATGGCGAGCTTGTCGTTGAAGGCCTTGGCGGAGTTGACGGCGTCCTGGCCGGTCATGGCGTCGGCGACGAAGAGGATCTCGGTAGGGTTGAGCTCTTTTTTGAGCTGGGCCATCTCGTCCATAAGCGCTTCATCAATTCCCAAACGCCCAGCAGTGTCGACGATGAGGACGTTGTGGGCGTAGTCGCGGGCTTCGCGGAAGGCGGCCTTGGCGAGGCGGAGGACGGCGGCGGTGTTGTTGTCAGTGGCTGGGTCGTACTTGCCCTCGTAGATTTTGGTGCCGGTGGCTTCGGCGACGACGCGGAGCTGCTCGCGCGCGGCGGGGCGGTAGACATCTACGGAGACGAGCATGGGGCGGTGGCCGCCCTTTTTGAGCCATGCGGCAAGCTTGCCGGAGGTGGTGGTTTTACCGGAGCCCTGCAGGCCCGCCATGAGAATGACGGTGGGGGGCTGGGAGGCGAACTTGAACTTGGCGGTGTCGGTGCCGAGGGTGGCGATGAGCTCGTCGCGGACGATTTTGACGATCTGTTCGGCGGGCGAGAGGGCGGTGGCGACCTGGCTGCCGAGCGCCTTGGCGCGGATGTTGTCGATGAGGGCTTTGGTGACTTCGAGGTTGACGTCGGAGTCGAGCAGCGCCATGCGGATGTCGCGGAGGGCGTCGTTGATGTTGTCGTCGGTGAGGGTGCCCTGGCCGCGCAGGGTCTTGAAGGAGCGTTGCAGCTTTTCGGAGAGGGTTTCAAACATGGCTCTACTAGTTTAGCAGCGCGAAGGAGAGGCGAAGGCTTCCCGCAATGTGCGCGAAGTTAGCGAAGTTTCGCCACGGCGGTGGTGGCTAGGGAGGTACCGGGGGTGGTGTTGAGCGTTGTGGAAGGGAAGAATGGAGGGTGATGGAGCTGGCGACGAACAATGCGGGGTTGCTGCGGGAGTATGTGACGCATTTGAGGGTGGAGCGCGGGCTTGCGCCGCTTACGCTAGCGTCGTATGGGAAGGACCTGGAGCAGTTTGCGGAGTTTCTGGAGGGGCGCGACGGGACGCTGATGGCGGCGGAGCAGGAAGATGTCGCGGCGTGGATGCGGGACAAGCGCGAGAAGGGGGTGGAATCGCGGTCGATTGCGAGGAAGCTGAGTTGTCTACGGGGGTTCTATAAGTGGCTGTTGATGGACAAGCGCGTGAAGCGGGACCCGACGGTGAATATCGAGTCACCGGCGAGTTGGAAGGTGCTGCCGAAGTCGCTGAGCGAGAGCGAAGTCGGGGAGATGCTTTCGACGACGGGGTACAGGGCGAAGGCTGGTGATGCGAGTGCGGCTGCTCTGCGAGACCATGCGATGCTGGAGCTGCTGTATGCAGGCGGGCTGCGGGTGGGGGAGATCGTGAGTCTTCGCCAGGAGGACTTGAATCTGGAAGCCGGGCGGGTGCTGGTGCGTGGCAAAGGGGATAAAGAGCGCATCGTGCCGATTGGGCGGAGCGCGGTGCAGGCGCTTGAGGCCTATGCGCAGCGGGGGCGGTCGTCTTTGGTGAAGGGGAAGCTGCAGCGGGCGCTGTTTCTTAGCTCGCGTGGGAACCCGATGACGGCCGGGTCGGTTTGGCTGATGGTGAAGAGTGTGAATCGCAGTGCCAGCCCGCACAAGCTGCGGCACAGCATGGCGACGCATATGGTGGAGCATGGGGCGGATTTGCGCAGTGTGCAGACGATGCTGGGACATGCGGATATTGCTACGACGCAGGTGTATACGCATCTGGCGATTGACCGGCTGAAGACGGTGCATCGGTTGCATCATCCGCGGGCGAAGCGGCGGGTGGGGGTGGTGGTATGAGCGATCCTTCCGGGGCTAAAGCCCCTCAGTTTCAGCATGATTTGACGTACGGGCTGAAACCAGTACCCTTCAAAGAGTTGGCGGAGCGGTATCTTGCGGTGCTGCGCGATGAGCGGGGGCCGGTGAGCATACGCTGCGGGCGTATGGGCGTGAGGTGCGTGGGTTTGCGGAGTGGCTGGCGAAGGAGCTTGGTGAGGTAGACATCAAAGCCGTTGAACATACGCATATTCGTGCGTACATGGCGGTGCTGTATGACCGTGGGTTGACGAAGGCGAGTGTGGCTCGGGCGCTGGCGGCGGTGCGGAGCTGGTTCAAGTGGCTGGCGAAGGCGGGGATGGTGGAGAGCAATCCGGCGGCGCTGGTGAGTACACCGAAGCTGCCGAAGCATCTGCCTCGGGTGCCTAGTGTGGAAGAGCTTGCGAGGGTGTTGGATGGGATGGCGGCCACATCCCACTCATCCGCGATGAAGCTGCGTATGAATGGGGCACCCAACGATGAGGCGGGGGAGAGTGCGGCGTGGCCGGAGCGGGATCGGGTGATCTTTGAGTTGCTGTATGGGTGTGGGATTCGCAACTCGGAGCTGTGTGGGATGGATGTCGAGTCAATTCGTTGGAGCGACGATGCGGTCCGTGTGTTTGGCAAGGGGCGCAAGGAACGGCTGGTGCCGCTGGGCGATGCTGCAGCGGAGGCGGTACGGGCCTACCTGCCGAGGCGTGAGGCGAAGCTGGTCGCTGCGGGCAAGGGAAAGCTGGTGCATGATGGGCCGCTGTTGGTTAACGCAACAGCGCGTGGGGCCTGCCGATTGACGACGCGGAGTGTGGGGAGGATTGTGAAGGCGATTGCAATGGGGCGCGGTCTGGCGGCGGATGTGCATCCGCATACGCTGCGCCATGCATTTGGCACGCACATGCTGGAGGAGGGCGCGGACCTGCGCGCTATCCAGGAGATGCTAGGGCATGAGCGGTTGTCGACGACGCAGCGGTATACGCAGCTAACGGTGGGGCAGGTGCAGCGGGTGTATGACGAGACGCATCCACGGGCGCGGTAAGGCACGGTGCGTTGCGTGTTTAGCGGAAATGGATGAGGTAGAACGCCATTCCTATACCCGCGATGGCGAGGGTAAGAGCAAGTGCGACGGCAGTGCGCGAGATTCTGCCGGGCTGCCATGTGCCTGTGGCCAGCTCCCGTGTGATGCGGATGTGGCTGATGACTGCGGCAATGTTCACGATGACGCCGAGTGCGACCAGTGCGACTCCTGTGATGAGGGAGTGTGTGGTCGAGATTTGCGCGGCAGGGTGTTGAGTGGCTGTGAACTCGCGGAGAAAAAGCCCGAAGCGGCTTACGGCGAAGCCGACGCCCATTAGACCGAGACCAGTGCGTATCCAGGCGAGGAAGGTGCGCTCGGCTGCGAAGTAGATGCGCGGGTCTTGCTCGGCAGGCTTATCCATGATGGGTTTGATGCTAGCGCATCAGTAGCGGGGGATGTGCGGGTCGATGAGGCGGGACCATGCGTCGATGCCGCCGGCGATGGACTGCGCCTTGTCGAAGCCCTGATTCCGCAGCCAAGCGGTGACGGAGAGTGAACGCGCGCCGTGGTGGCAGAGGACGAGGATGGGAGCCTCGTCGTTGAGCTCCTGGTGGGCGCGGCCGGGGATTTCGTTCATAGGGATGAGGGTGGCGCCGTCGATGCCGGCGGTGGCTACTTCCCATGGCTCGCGGACGTCGAGGAGGAGCGGTGGGTGCTCGGCGGCGAGGAGAGTGCGGGCTTGGTCTACGGTGATCTCGAAGTCCATCAGGCAGTTGCTCCGTGGCACTTTTTGTATTTTTTGCCGGAGCCGCAAAAGCAGGGATCGTTGCGGCCGATCTCGTTGGTGGTGCGGCGTTGAGCGGTGGCTGTGGCGGTGCCGCCGGCGTGGCGGGCGGCTTCGAGGTCACGCTGCTTGCTGCGCTGGAACTCGCGTTCTAGGGCGTCGATGGTGGTTTTGGGCGAGGCCGTGGGGACGGAGGGCGGCGGGGGCGCATTGTTGTAGCTGTTTGAGGGGCCGATGCCCGCAGATTCTGCTGTGATGCCGGGAGCGCCTGAGGGCGGCAGCGGCATGTTGCGCTGCGCCATGGCGCGGAGAGCGGCGAGCTGTTCGAGGGTCTCGATGGGCTGCTGGTCCGGGCCGAGGATCTGCATGCGGAAGAGGTTGCGGCAGGTGTCCTCCTGGAAGCGGAGCATCATCTGCTCGAACATGATGAAGGACTCCTTCTTGTACTCGACGAGGGGATCGACCTGGGCGTAGCCGCGGAGGCCGATGCCCTCCTTGAGGTGATCCATGTTGAGAAGGTGGTCCTTCCAAAGGCCGTCGAGGACGGAGAGCATGACGACGCGCTCGTGGTAGCGCATGTTGGGCTCGCCAAGAATCTGCTCCTTGACGTCGTAACGCTGCTTGAGGAGATCGAAGATGGCGTCGCCGAGTTCGTGGCGGGAGAGCTCTTCGTAGTTGAACGGGGCACCGGCTTCCAGATCTGCGGAGCCGCTGGGGATCTTGAGGCCGAAGATCTCGAAGACTTCGGTGCTGAGGCCGGCGGTGTTCCAGTTCTGTGGGAGGGCCTTCTCGGGAACGAACTCATCGAGGATGTTGGAGAGGATGGTGGAGACGTAGTCTTCGGTGATGAGCTCTTTCTGGGCGACGCCCTCCATAAGCTGGCGGCGGAGGGAGTAGACGGCCTCACGCTGCTTGTTCATGACGTCGTCGTACTCGAGGACGTGTTTGCGGGACTCGAAGTTTTGCGACTCGACAGCCTTTTGCGCGCCTTCGATGCGCTTGGAGATCATGCGGCTCTCAATGGGCACACCTTCTTCCATGCCGAGGGACTGCAGCAGACCGGAGACCCAGTCGCGGGCGAAGATGCGCATGAGGTCGTCTTCGAGCGAGAGGAAGAAGCGCGACGAACCGGGGTCGCCCTGACGTCCGGCGCGGCCGCGGAGCTGGTTGTCGACGCGGC carries:
- the ffh gene encoding signal recognition particle protein: MFETLSEKLQRSFKTLRGQGTLTDDNINDALRDIRMALLDSDVNLEVTKALIDNIRAKALGSQVATALSPAEQIVKIVRDELIATLGTDTAKFKFASQPPTVILMAGLQGSGKTTTSGKLAAWLKKGGHRPMLVSVDVYRPAAREQLRVVAEATGTKIYEGKYDPATDNNTAAVLRLAKAAFREARDYAHNVLIVDTAGRLGIDEALMDEMAQLKKELNPTEILFVADAMTGQDAVNSAKAFNDKLAITGSILTKMDGDARGGAALSIRQITGQPIKFLGTGEKPDAFEPFHPDRIVSRILGMGDIATLLERAEEKLDKSKATDFARKALSGDGFSLEDFREQLRQIKKLGSMQSIMKMLPSVGPFAGMAQAANSIDDKAFSRTEAIISSMTMKERLNSAIINGSRRKRIAAGAGVQVSEVNNLLKQHAQMSKMFKTMGSGGSKMQQRLMSQMGGGQRFGR
- a CDS encoding prevent-host-death protein; its protein translation is MTIDIPNTLAAQFAADGKEPAQALLEAMNVIQLAEEYQRQLDLAAEADEQEGIRQAREDIAAGRVYPAREVFEEMRQKYGIPR
- a CDS encoding rhodanese-like domain-containing protein, with the protein product MDFEITVDQARTLLAAEHPPLLLDVREPWEVATAGIDGATLIPMNEIPGRAHQELNDEAPILVLCHHGARSLSVTAWLRNQGFDKAQSIAGGIDAWSRLIDPHIPRY
- a CDS encoding site-specific tyrosine recombinase XerD, with the protein product MELATNNAGLLREYVTHLRVERGLAPLTLASYGKDLEQFAEFLEGRDGTLMAAEQEDVAAWMRDKREKGVESRSIARKLSCLRGFYKWLLMDKRVKRDPTVNIESPASWKVLPKSLSESEVGEMLSTTGYRAKAGDASAAALRDHAMLELLYAGGLRVGEIVSLRQEDLNLEAGRVLVRGKGDKERIVPIGRSAVQALEAYAQRGRSSLVKGKLQRALFLSSRGNPMTAGSVWLMVKSVNRSASPHKLRHSMATHMVEHGADLRSVQTMLGHADIATTQVYTHLAIDRLKTVHRLHHPRAKRRVGVVV
- a CDS encoding TIR domain-containing protein, which codes for MLPLLEEVFKTSGIPTYTFVRPQEYERMIVGLRTPGRGLVVEGPSGIGKTTGVLTALRELGLEDKTLILSARKEEDRRLISELPAMTGIGPVLIDDFHRLDAPSKQLIADHMKALADEERTDSKLILVGINKAGDSLVKFAADLNNRLDTISLETNSEERIDKLIALGEKALNITLNTRKEIIGDAHGSFHIAQLLCRETCLSAPILEAKEESTEVKVSLEVVREKVLSELGRVFFEPARHFATGPKLRREGRAPYLHMLRWLSESEEWSIQLDQTLSQHPEQRGSVGQVVDKKFIDTFMAATPELADAFHYAPETRTLSIEDPKLIYYLKNLIWNKFARQVGYLATTFESRYDFALSFAGADRDVAEALNDFLTEAQVNVFYDRNEQHRILAANVEDYLAPIYRSEAEFVIAILGAEYPKRIWTKFESEQFRKRFGENSVIPVWFTNVPQGMFDETTRVGGAPLTVRTLSSPN
- a CDS encoding tyrosine-type recombinase/integrase, with amino-acid sequence MRGFAEWLAKELGEVDIKAVEHTHIRAYMAVLYDRGLTKASVARALAAVRSWFKWLAKAGMVESNPAALVSTPKLPKHLPRVPSVEELARVLDGMAATSHSSAMKLRMNGAPNDEAGESAAWPERDRVIFELLYGCGIRNSELCGMDVESIRWSDDAVRVFGKGRKERLVPLGDAAAEAVRAYLPRREAKLVAAGKGKLVHDGPLLVNATARGACRLTTRSVGRIVKAIAMGRGLAADVHPHTLRHAFGTHMLEEGADLRAIQEMLGHERLSTTQRYTQLTVGQVQRVYDETHPRAR
- a CDS encoding peroxiredoxin-like family protein, giving the protein MQDIDSNLQAQLDAITTSTRGLVQPERLAITDIAVQELLASGVESRVLPVGAQAPSFNLQDALTGKRVHSADLLALGPLVVKFFRGRWCPYCMTELEAWQRLYLVLRERGALLVAISPQMQRQNDFTVQQHELAFPVLSDPGAHTAAAFGAAYSVPDKMRAHYRSILINIPFIHGDQGEHTWRLPVPATFVLSSDGKVIFSEAHADHRVRPEPQDVLNAL
- a CDS encoding DUF202 domain-containing protein produces the protein MDKPAEQDPRIYFAAERTFLAWIRTGLGLMGVGFAVSRFGLFLREFTATQHPAAQISTTHSLITGVALVALGVIVNIAAVISHIRITRELATGTWQPGRISRTAVALALTLAIAGIGMAFYLIHFR